One part of the Pseudopipra pipra isolate bDixPip1 chromosome 3, bDixPip1.hap1, whole genome shotgun sequence genome encodes these proteins:
- the LOC135411039 gene encoding mitochondrial amidoxime reducing component 2-like has product MSGLRGSLGPARPGWVWGAAALLALGALLGAWRWAGRRRRRRLQRVGTVLRLFVYPVKSCKGVSVRRAQVTPMGLRSGDMRDRFWMVITEDGHMVTARQEPRLVLVSVGCDDGHLTFEAPDMEKLCLPVNVPRKNPVHNCRVFGQDIQGRDCGDEVAQWITTFLKSQPYRLVHFEPSMVPRKSKEKINLFRNTDEVAYPDCSPVLLLSEASMDDLNTRLEKKAKIQNFRPNILVADCSAFEEDTWEDVLIGDVEMKGTVCCGRCILTTVNPDTGVIDRKEPLETLKSYRLCDPSERHIHKTSPLFGKYFAVDKTGTIQVGDPVYKMIWE; this is encoded by the exons ATGAGCGGCCTGCGGGGCTCCCTGGGGCCGGCCCGGCCGGGCTGGGTGTggggggcggcggcgctgcTGGCGCTGGGCGCCCTGCTCGGAGCCTGGCGCTGGgccgggcggcgccgccgccgccgcctgcAGCGGGTCGGGACGGTGCTGAGGCTCTTCGTGTACCCGGTGAAGTCGTGCAAGGGGGTGTCGGTGCGGCGGGCGCAGGTGACGCCCATGGGGCTGCGCAGCGGGGACATGCGGGACAG GTTCTGGATGGTGATCACGGAGGACGGACACATGGTCACGGCTCGCCAGGAGCCGCGGCTCGTCCTCGTTTCTGTCGGCTGTGACGACGGGCACTTGACCTTCGAGGCCCCAGACATGGAGAAGCTGTGCTTGCCTGTGAATGTCCCCAGGAAAAACCCCGTCCACAACTGCAG GGTGTTTGGACAGGATATCCAAGGCAGGGACTGTGGTGATGAAGTGGCTCAGTGGATCACCACTTTCCTGAAATCACAGCCCTATCGACTGGTGCACTTTGAGCCCTCCATGGTGCCAAGAaagtcaaaggaaaaaataaaccttttccGAAACACTGATGAG GTTGCCTATCCTGACTGCAGCCCAGTCTTGCTCCTCTCTGAAGCTTCAATGGATGATTTAAATacaaggctggaaaagaaagCTAAGATACAGAACTTCAGGCCAAATATTCTTGTGGCAGATTGCAGCGCTTTTGAGGAG GACACATGGGAGGATGTTCTTATTGGTGATGTGGAGATGAAAGGGACTGTGTGTTGTGGCAG GTGTATTTTAACAACTGTTAACCCAGACACTGGAGTCATAGACAGGAAGGAGCCTTTGGAGACATTGAAAAG TTACCGCCTTTGTGATCCATCCGAGCGACACATCCACAAAACCAGCCCTCTCTTTGGGAAATACTTTGCTGTGGACAAAACTGGAACGATTCAAGTTGGAGACCCTGTGTACAAGATGATCTGGGAATGA
- the C3H1orf115 gene encoding required for drug-induced death protein 1, whose amino-acid sequence MTVGARLGAKVRGRFSRRGPGDDQVSILPGEEEEEAAAAAAPGGSAGVPRAAALKEEEEGTGSRKVRFAVLPGSYEPLRPPRAPAKRPYGKRLKKYGKNVGKALQKGCRYLVVGLQGLAAAYSAPFGVATQVANFVR is encoded by the exons ATGACTGTGGGTGCGCGGCTGGGCGCCAAGGTGAGGGGCAGGTTCTCCCGCCGCGGGCCCGGCGACGACCAGGTCTCCATCCTGCccggagaagaggaggaggaggcggcggcggcggcggctcctgGGGGCAGCGCGGGGGTcccgcgggcggcggcgctgaaggaggaggaggagggcaccGGGTCCAGGAAGGTTCGCTTCGCCGTCCTGCCCGGCTCCTACGAGCCGCTGCGCCCGCCGCGGGCCCCCGCCAAGCGGCCCTACGGGAAGAGGCTGAAGAAGTACGGGAAG AACGTCGGCAAAGCTCTGCAGAAGGGGTGTCGCTACTTGGTGGTCGGCTTGCAAGGATTAGCGGCGGCCTATTCTGCTCCCTTTGGGGTGGCAACACAGGTGGCAAACTTCGTCCGCTAG